From Quercus robur chromosome 8, dhQueRobu3.1, whole genome shotgun sequence:
TTcgctaaaattttttgttggaagTATGCACTTGTACCTTgcaaaagtgagaaaaaaaaaaaaagaagtaaggttttaaaaaacttatGGCAATGCTAACACTATTCCACTAAGCAGAATTATCTCAAGCATGAGTTTTCTGATACCTAAGTTAATGGCACATTATATAGATCGTGAAATACTGCCCTATTTGATGAAATTGTCTTAGAATATATCATTGTGCTTAGTGCTAgcttttatatattaaaatagatcTTGCACTAAACACAGCCATTTATACTAAATTTGATAATTCGCCAATGAGATTAATTAGCGATTCCATGTCATGGGCACAATActaattcaaattaaaagacaaaCTCCAGCCCTTTTTATTTTGAGCTGAAACCACAACATTGTGCGGCTAACATTTTTATAGTAATAAAAGCCAGAAGGCTAAACGTAATGCAATTGCtcacttcttttgtttttttgtgttttgtaattCAACTGATTACTACATACTACCATACCTGAATATATGAATGGTATATGGTATGGAACATATTCACCAAAAATGgttcaaaagaatcaaaactgAACATCACTTTCAAATATTAGAAACAAAACTTATTACTCAAGTCTAGCCTATCTGCAAATCTAAACAACCTTAAGCTTTGCATCTTGGTcttacaataaaaatttctagAAGCCTAAGTTAGGTTTgaatcatttctttttttagtttttaagtcTAAATTTGGTGTATATCAAATAATTGTAACATATCATAAATCATAGAATGATATCTCTCCTCTGAGTTTGATATAGGATCAAAACCtggtcatgactcatgagaaAACATTTATGTTCacactttaattttctttccattcttTCTCTCACGAgaaagtgtttttcttttcactgaATGTCCTTTGCCTTTACCACCCACATCTACCATGTCAGATGGATGCTGTTGTATATTCTTTATGATTTTCTCTGCTCCAGCAAACTGCAGTGAGTATTGTTGCCAAGCACAGAAATGTCAGAATGAATATGCGAGTAGTAAtgagcttttattttattttttaatgaaaactaTTTTCTTCCTATTCAGTTGGTGACATTAAAATTGTCAAGTAATCCAGTAGGTAATCCCCCGTACGCTTTACCAGGGAAGAAACTAATGCTCTTGACATGACTCAGCATAATGGATCAATAGAATCTGCATCAATCTAATACACAAAAATGTGCAAAAATAGATGGCGTGTTCACTGGTGGGCAATCTACATTACTCAGAGAAGCACAAGAGTATAATGACTTGTTGCCTGATATAGTATAACCTAGGGTGTTGTTATGTCATATCAACATAAAACTAGAACCACATCATGGTTAGCCTTTAAAATCCAAACCATGGCTAGCTAGGAAAATTAGATAAACCCAGACACCATGAACAAAAGGGGGGAATCAGAGGGTGGCAGAAAAATCAtgcccttttttatttttttttatttttaattatgacGTAGGAGAACTTCACTCAATTTAGTTGCATGTTGCAAAGCATACtatacaacaatttttattgttaatcAAATTCCAACGGGCATCTTACCCCACCCGCCATAACCAGTTACCGGGTAATCTAGGGGCTTTTCACCCCTAACGGGCTAAGCAATTTATCCTCATGACCAGAAGGAAAATGCCTGTTATTTGCCTAAAGTTCACCTTCTGTTCTTGCTTGCCTACATGGGTCTATGCAATCATTCAAATCCATATTAAAAGGAAACATACCAGACCCAGCAAagcaaacattaaaaaaagggAGGTTTATGGCACCTTTTCATTCAAAACCAGATTTCTAGAAGCAGCCTTCTCCATGATGCTTCTGTAATACTGTGTAAATGGGAACTTGCCACTATGCTTCTCCAGCTGCACATTAACCATTTTCCGAACTAAGAAAAAGATTTATATAATCCATACAAAAGTATAGTTGACATTGCAAAAGCAAACCTGGAGAAATGATTCAACAGATTGCTGATCTTTGGGTGAAAAAGCCACCTCATCTCTTTTCTTCTGGACAAACTCTATGTTGTGCTCCACCTATGGTGCCAGAAAAAgagttataaataaaaaaaattgtttgtgacCAGAAGTTGGTGTaccaaatttcaaaacttagAACTCTTGCCCATCTGTTATATTATTAGTCATGAAAGCAGTCCAGTCCAATCAATTAATGTTATGGTCATGAAATTACAAAAACCAACAAATCAATCATAAATCAGATTGAGCCATAATCCAATCTTAAGGTGATTGCCAGGGCCATCATAAATGGTGGGAAAATGCAACCACATATTGGATGGGGTTCAGGATTTGGCTGGTAGACAGCTACTTAGTAGCTAAATTTCTTAGTCAATAAGAGATTCAAGTAATTCTTTAATCAGAGCTCATACCTGATCAATAAAACGCTTCACCACACGTCTAAAACTCTCGATACTAATTATCTCAATAAACTTCTTGAGCCGGACGAGAGGAATAGTTGCCAGTTCAGGAAAAGATATGTGGTAGCTCCATTGAGCAAAATGCTCTGCAAGCAGTTCAATGACAGATGAAACACACTCTTCTTGGAAATTTCGTGATTTTAACCAGTGTTTTGGCAACTGTAACAATGGTATCTTATATCAATTACAGGAAAATACAGTAGGAATTATTCTAGAAAAATATGGATTTCAGCAACCAACTGCTGTGCATCAAGTTCAatggtgaaatttttttaactatataaGCAAGAGAGAATGTATGGATAGAATTACATCAGTACACATTACTACTTTCTGACCTTAACAGCAGATGAAAGGTTGACAGCCTTTTCGTTGCTCCTGCCCTCCTTACTAATATTATATTCTAAAACATCCAACACCAATGATGCAACAGGGATGAAAATCCCACTAGAACTGGAGAGATGGTTCAGCCATTGGATGCATTTAAGTCTTAAGGGTAAATATCTTGGTCCACTAAACAGGACAGCCACTCCATTTATAATCTGAATGATCATAAAAAGCAGTGGTTGAAGATCATAATCACGTATATTTGCTGCTATAAACGTTACCCAAATATCAATGCAATTAACGTATTGCCAACTGCATATTTTCTTTAGCGCTTCCTggaaataaacaattaaaagcAAAGCATCAGAAAAAGTCCCACCACATTTTATATCATGGCTCATGATAAATTAGACACTCATGAGCATCTATACAGAAGAGCAACAAGCAAATATGTCTGTGTCCAATAAAACAAGCACCGAAGAAAGAGCATGTTCTTTCCATACCTTCTTCATTTGTAGACCCTGCTGCAGTGTCTTTGCAAGTTGCTTGATAGAAACCATTGCTTTCCTAGATGATTTCTGCATATCTAGAGAGCAAAGCTCAACCAAGGAATTCCTCAGAAATTGCATATGTTTAAATACAGCTGACTCCAAAAATTGGCAGTGACCAATGAAGGCCTTGTAAGTTTTAACAAAGCAGGGGTCAAAACAATTGGAGCTAAACACAGACGCCACATCTTTTATGATGAGAAAGGAATGTGATGATAGGGCTCCTCCACCTGTTGCCCACAAATGAACTGCAATCTGCATTAATATTTGAAAGATAATAAGGAACAATCtcgcatagtatgtgatttacaTACAACAAAAAACCTTTAACTTACATTATAATAGCATGGATATAACTAGCACTCTTAAGGTTTTTCATATTTGCAGGGTCCATTAGTTCAAGGTATAATGCACCTTTTTATTTGTCTGCACCCCTGTACTACAACCAACGCCACCACCAAGCCCTAGTCCCAAAATTCTGGGGTACACTATGAACCATCAATAGGCTAGTCAGGATCAGCCACATGGTTTTTTTTGTCACTCTAATCTATATTAAACAGTACTTTATGTTATTTCCTTAGGTATTCATCTATCTTTTTTTCATTCCCTCAACTTGAATCAACTCGTTCTTTCTCACTAGTGCAATAATTGCTCTTCTCAAAACAAtgaccaaaccatctcaagTGACTCtccatcttttcatcaatagcaGTCACCCCTATCTTTAACCAAATTTCATCGTTTGAATCATATCTTACCTTGTATTTCCATTTATCCATCTTCACATTCtcattttataaatatgttgCTTCTTAATAGCCTAACAGTCAATACCATTGAGAATAGCTGTTCCCATAgcaatctttaaaaaaaaatcattttaacttaATAGGTATTCTATAATCACACAATATTCCCAATTCACTTCTCCACTTCACTCACCTTGCTCTTATTTTATAACTCACATCATTTTCAATTTCTCCACCTTTATGAATTAATGATCCAAGATATCAAAAGCTCTAGTTGTTTCATATCTCTTAACCATCAAGTCTCACAACCCATTCATATTTGTTTCTGCCTTTACTAAACCTACATTCCATATACTCTATTTTAATGCTATTTAACTGGAAGCCTTTAGATTCTAAAGCATCCGCCAGTACACTGTActgaatatgaaaaaaattattgatgtatTATTAACAATATAAAACGATAAAATTCTCAATACCCATCATAATATAAACATTGATAACAATGTTTCAACTGCATCAATGACAAACAAATTTGTATCATGAGCTTTTGGTAAATACCTTGATCAATCTGCGCAGTAAAGAAGGAAAAGcagcaaaatataaaattgaatttctGAGTCTTGCTAGGGCAAAGGCCAATATCTCATAGTCGGTAACTTGACTCAGGAGAAACAGGGTACTCCTCAAATAAGATTTAATTAGTGGCCTCAGAGTTTTCCATTTTGAAGTATTCTTTAACCCCAAAATTGCTTCCTTCTTGCAATTAGAACTCGATATTTCCAGTAGCCCTCGAAATATATTATCAGCCTCATGAAGTACGAACATCAATATCTCACAGAAAGTTTCACTGTTCTGAATTCTACTCCATGATTCAGCATCAAGGACACCACTTGACTTGGTTCCATAGTGGCATGCAGCCCGATATCCATTTAAGAGACTAGTTAAGGCAGGCACACTGTGCTGCTCCTTCACTAGCTGACACCAACTTTTAACAGCAGAGCTAGTCAAGAACTTGCCCTCATTTGAGGCCATGCCTTCATTACTTATCTCATCCTCATCAGAATACTGTTACAAGCAAAAACACACTTAAGAGACGTTGAAATGGAAAAACCAGATAACAACATACATTAGTGTAATGATCAATGCGAGATTCCAAATGCTTATTTCTGAGCAGATATTTTTCACTTATCAGTCATCTACATAAATACTCATTCCTAACCAACCAAGGTACTCTAAGTAGATTCTTCTCtgtaattcaaattaaaaaaatatatactgtATTAAATGTTAAACATGGTAGATATATTAGGTGTCGATTTGTGGCAAACAATTTCAGGtggaaaaaaaggggaaaaagggtgggggggggggagagaaaTTGTGTTACaggaaattattaaaaaactaCATTTCTATGCTTCTGCAAATATATAACACAAAAGCAAATTACAATAGCCACACTATGGTACTATGAAGCAGCAAATTTCCTTGAAACATGTAACTTAAGCAATTAATCTAATACAACactggaaaaaagaaaaatcatgatCTTATCAACTTAAGGATGCTTGTTGAATGTGAGATTTCAATTCTTCTTTTCATTCCCTCTGACACGAGTTATTTCTTTGCAAAAGTACATCCCAAATAAACCTGTAATCACCCTCCAAATGTGCACACTAATTTCCTTAATACCATATGTATTAAACAACTTACAGTTTCTTCGTTTCTGAAAGGTTGGCCTTTATCATAGCTTTCCAAAAACTTAGCAAATTCTGGATCCTGGAAAAGTTTCAAGTTAATGCTTCATTAAGTAGATGAATAAACAAATAGTAATTAGAAAACAGAAAAATTAACAGTCATGgagtagagagagaaatgtaATAACAAAAGAGAACAGCAGAACTGTCCAAGGCATAGAGCACATGTTTCACAAACATCACATACAGAAAacataagaaaaacaaatacaataCATAATAAGCTAAAAACATTGGTTTACCCATTTCCAGTTAGGCATGAAACCTGACCAGGATTCATACAGAATACATACTATCAGATGTAAGTCGGAGCCCTAATGCTTAATAGTGTAACATGGTACATGCAGAAAGCTCAAAGTTAATGCAACGAATTTGTTAAACTCAAATTTCATGCTCCAAAACCCCAGCTATAATTGATCATTCAGAAAAACATTTAATTGAATTCATCATGCTCATTATTCTGCTTAAAATATCACATAAAACTGACTTACCAGGAcagctaaaaagaaaaaccagtGGCTATGTAATTATTTCCTCTCATATGAAGAGTAAGGCCCATCTCCCATGCCAACACCAGCATAAGCAATAGACACAGAAACGATAATATGAATACTATACTGTTGGGTGTTGATTCAATTAAATAAAGTTCACACATATGCTTAAAGCCCCACAAAATCACTGCTCAAATTTCAGAACAGTGATGGGGagggattgaaaaaaaaaatttagcccaTACCAGCAAAATGAAACTTTAAattgttcctaagaaaattAGTACTTCCTCCCTTACAATTGTTTATAAATTCTTCCTTATTATACATTcacaaaaatcaagaaagttCTCACTGTGACAAAAATATCCAACAAATATAACATTAACTGAAAACATATacaaattattcaacaatta
This genomic window contains:
- the LOC126697306 gene encoding protein REBELOTE isoform X4, whose amino-acid sequence is MGKLGKKARKFSKKNLQSVLKRKRQLKSLFKRRASKRDRHNAAEDEDEVDIELSNGRNPEAGDIEDFSLDAVFSEDDSDVTGDDSESDGYLSEDSSCAHVAESGSEDYLKDSSGGSALSVQNNEIHLDLVQKTKKLNRLQEKDPEFAKFLESYDKGQPFRNEETYSDEDEISNEGMASNEGKFLTSSAVKSWCQLVKEQHSVPALTSLLNGYRAACHYGTKSSGVLDAESWSRIQNSETFCEILMFVLHEADNIFRGLLEISSSNCKKEAILGLKNTSKWKTLRPLIKSYLRSTLFLLSQVTDYEILAFALARLRNSILYFAAFPSLLRRLIKIAVHLWATGGGALSSHSFLIIKDVASVFSSNCFDPCFVKTYKAFIGHCQFLESAVFKHMQFLRNSLVELCSLDMQKSSRKAMVSIKQLAKTLQQGLQMKKEALKKICSWQYVNCIDIWVTFIAANIRDYDLQPLLFMIIQIINGVAVLFSGPRYLPLRLKCIQWLNHLSSSSGIFIPVASLVLDVLEYNISKEGRSNEKAVNLSSAVKLPKHWLKSRNFQEECVSSVIELLAEHFAQWSYHISFPELATIPLVRLKKFIEIISIESFRRVVKRFIDQVEHNIEFVQKKRDEVAFSPKDQQSVESFLQLEKHSGKFPFTQYYRSIMEKAASRNLVLNEKVQVHTSNKKF
- the LOC126697306 gene encoding protein REBELOTE isoform X1, whose protein sequence is MGKLGKKARKFSKKNLQSVLKRKRQLKSLFKRRASKRDRHNAAEDEDEVDIELSNGRNPEAGDIEDFSLDAVFSEDDSDVTGDDSESDGYLSEDSSCAHVAESGSEDYLKDSSGGSALSVQNNEIHLDLVQKTKKLNRLQEKDPEFAKFLESYDKGQPFRNEETYSDEDEISNEGMASNEGKFLTSSAVKSWCQLVKEQHSVPALTSLLNGYRAACHYGTKSSGVLDAESWSRIQNSETFCEILMFVLHEADNIFRGLLEISSSNCKKEAILGLKNTSKWKTLRPLIKSYLRSTLFLLSQVTDYEILAFALARLRNSILYFAAFPSLLRRLIKIAVHLWATGGGALSSHSFLIIKDVASVFSSNCFDPCFVKTYKAFIGHCQFLESAVFKHMQFLRNSLVELCSLDMQKSSRKAMVSIKQLAKTLQQGLQMKKEALKKICSWQYVNCIDIWVTFIAANIRDYDLQPLLFMIIQIINGVAVLFSGPRYLPLRLKCIQWLNHLSSSSGIFIPVASLVLDVLEYNISKEGRSNEKAVNLSSAVKLPKHWLKSRNFQEECVSSVIELLAEHFAQWSYHISFPELATIPLVRLKKFIEIISIESFRRVVKRFIDQVEHNIEFVQKKRDEVAFSPKDQQSVESFLQLEKHSGKFPFTQYYRSIMEKAASRNLVLNEKFAGAEKIIKNIQQHPSDMVDVGGKGKGHSVKRKTLSRERKNGKKIKV
- the LOC126697306 gene encoding protein REBELOTE isoform X3, which gives rise to MGKLGKKARKFSKKNLQSVLKRKRQLKSLFKRRASKRDRHNAAEDEDKVDIELSNGRNPEAGDIEDFSLDAVFSEDDSDVTGDDSESDGYLSEDSSCAHVAESGSEDYLKDSSGGSALSVQNNEIHLDLVQKTKKLNRLQEKDPEFAKFLESYDKGQPFRNEETYSDEDEISNEGMASNEGKFLTSSAVKSWCQLVKEQHSVPALTSLLNGYRAACHYGTKSSGVLDAESWSRIQNSETFCEILMFVLHEADNIFRGLLEISSSNCKKEAILGLKNTSKWKTLRPLIKSYLRSTLFLLSQVTDYEILAFALARLRNSILYFAAFPSLLRRLIKIAVHLWATGGGALSSHSFLIIKDVASVFSSNCFDPCFVKTYKAFIGHCQFLESAVFKHMQFLRNSLVELCSLDMQKSSRKAMVSIKQLAKTLQQGLQMKKEALKKICSWQYVNCIDIWVTFIAANIRDYDLQPLLFMIIQIINGVAVLFSGPRYLPLRLKCIQWLNHLSSSSGIFIPVASLVLDVLEYNISKEGRSNEKAVNLSSAVKLPKHWLKSRNFQEECVSSVIELLAEHFAQWSYHISFPELATIPLVRLKKFIEIISIESFRRVVKRFIDQVEHNIEFVQKKRDEVAFSPKDQQSVESFLQLEKHSGKFPFTQYYRSIMEKAASRNLVLNEKFAGAEKIIKNIQQHPSDMVDVGGKGKGHSVKRKTLSRERKNGKKIKV